The following nucleotide sequence is from Penaeus monodon isolate SGIC_2016 chromosome 29, NSTDA_Pmon_1, whole genome shotgun sequence.
aaaaacaccggaacgtcacacaaaacccaccctccctccccctccccccgattcTAGTCTCCAGTAAAAACCAACCAAAGCCGCCCCCCCCATGTTCGAAGCCCGCCTGGTGCAAGGGAGCCTCCTGAAGAAGGTGCTGGAAGCCATCAAGGACCTGCTGAACGAGGCGTCGTGGGACTGCGCCGACTCGGGCATCCAGCTGCAGGCGATGGACAACTCGCACGTGTCGCTGGTGTCCCTGAACCTCCGCGCCGAGGGCTTCGACAAGTACCGCTGCGACAGGAACCTCCTCATGGGCATGAATCTCACGAggtaagacgaaaaagaaaaaaaaaattgggtctttttttttttggcgccaAAGGCCGTCGCGTAAAACAAGGGTTTGTCAAGCgtcggtttgttttttgtttttttcttgttttgtttttgtttttttgtcgtgttctggctgtttttctttgtcctttttccctcggttttattttgtttttgtctttgttaaaaTCTTCCTTGCTTTGTTCTTGTTTCATAATCTTTAaaccaattttttgttttctgtgaaatataagtattttatCTTTCCAGTATGCCTTTAATTTATGTAATATCAAAACGTTTAGGAAAAATGTTCAGAATAGGCCTATNNNNNNNNNNNNNNNNNNNNNNNNNNNNNNNNNNNNNNNNNNNNNNNNNNNNNGCAATAATGTAATCTAAACAACCCAAATTTTGATCATTATTCCTCATCTTGTCACAATCCACACTCACGTGATTAAGTCCGTGACGCTGAGGCCTTTTCCCACCTCTCGGCAAAGGCTAATGAACCTCCGCTGCGTAAAATTTGTCAAGACCGAGAGCGTGTCGGCCTCCAGGGGGCAGTCGAGGCGGAGGGCAGGGAGAGGTCCGTTAGCCTTTGCcgaaggccggggggggggggggtccttcctTGGGCCGGGTTTCCGGGAATTGTCACGTACGGCCTGGAACTCGGTGAATTTTTTGTCNNNNNNNNNNNNNNNNNNNNNNNNNNNNNNNNNNNNNNNNNNNNNNNNNNNNNNNNNNNNNNNNNNNNNNNNNNNNTGAATTTTTTGCAATAGATTTATAAGTACCCTTTGGGATGGGTTTGTACAGcaggtagagagaaggggggggggggcataatttattacgaaaatttaaattttaaatctcagTTTCCGAGACAGTTTTAGGGCATTACTTGCAGGAACTTGGAGGGATCAAGACTactctttttctttgggggtaaatattcagaataccttcGCCTAGGTGCTTATCGTCCCGGGATTGGCTTTTGCCACGAAACCCCCTACCCCAACCTTCCAACAATCCTTCCGATAACaagggagggcatgaaaggtaaCGGGAAAAATGTTGGGTAAAATAGAGGAATGTAGACAGAAAAAGTCCCTTCCAACCCCTGCAGTGGGAGACAAAGATCCTCTTCGTATTCTCAGCAGGGCAGAGAGTGTGGCTGACACGGGAGCATGTGAGAAGTCCGTCCTACGCTCTGTCCTGCTATACATGTGTGGTGGATNNNNNNNNNNNNNNNNNNNNNNNNNNNNNNNNNNNNNNNNNNNNNNNNNNNNNNNNNNNNNNNNNNNNNNNNNNNNNNNNNNNNNNNNNNNNNNNNNNNNNNNNNNNNNNNNNNNNNNNNNNNNNNNNNNNNNNNNNNNNNNNNNNNNNNNNNNNNNNNNNNNNNNNNNNNNNNNNNNNNNNNNNNNNNNNNNNNNNNNNNNNNNNNNNNNNNNNNNNNNNNNNNNNNNTCCACTGCAGTTGTTGTAGGGGAGCACAACCTCCTGCAATTGACTGTTGACTAATTCTTTGTATANNNNNNNNNNNNNNNNNNNNNNNNNNNNNNNNNNNNNNNNNNNNNNNNNNNATCAGGGCGAAGGCAGTAGGTATTAGGGGGGTTTGTGGCATAATCAATATATTTGTGTAGTAGAGTNNNNNNNNNNNNNNNNNNNNNNNNNNNNNNNNNNNNNNNNNNNNNNNNNNNNNNNNNNNNNNNNNNNNNNNNNNNNNNNNNNNNNNNNNNNNNNNNNNNNNNNNNNNNNNNNNNNNNNNNNNNNNNNNNNNNNNNNNNNNNNNNNNNNNNNNNNNNNNNNNNNNNNNNNNNNNNNNNNNNNNNTGGAATTTTTTATGGAAGGTGCCATTCATCTGGCTGGTATTTtggataccccctccccccccctaaacctcCTCCTTGTGTGGTTGTAATTGTCCAGAACACAGGTTACACCAAGGCCTATTGTTCATAGACCAAGACAATACATATCATTGAAAAGATAAAACTTGGATGGTTACCTTTTTGCTGTTAAAGCTTTGATTTTTTCcaactctctttttttaaatgtttaaaaaagttaCTGAAAATTAAAAGTTTGGGATTGATCGTTGCGGTTTTAAGTTGGTATAGCTTGTAACTAGAATTACTTTTTCCCCTGTATCCCAAAAACATCAAATTACTTGATCTATTGATTACATCCACTGGCTACCTTTTTTCACTGTCAAAACTTGTTTCCTGAAAATTGTGGTAATTAAACTGTTAGAATAAATTATGCTGTTAAATCCCTTCTATTCAGTGCTCCTTGTTTATGTGGGCAAAAAGTTGTTTGGATTTCTTAAAATATTGTAAACTACTAATGAGGTTGACAAGTATCCCCTTTAAAGTCGACCAACTAATTTGGGTTTGGTTTCAGCATGTCCAAAATCCTCAAGTGTGCCGCTAACGATGACATCATCACAATGAAGGCCCAGGATAACGCAGACACCGTCACATTCTGTTCGAATCTCCCAACCAGGAAAAGGTCTCCGATTTATGAAAATGAAGCTGATGAACCTCGATCAGGAACATCTTGGCATTCCAGTAAGTAATTGGgtggttttatttttgattaaagTGGGTTCAACggtttgggtttgattttggCGTAAAGTCCTGTCAGAAAAGAGTAGTACTTTTGATGTAAAAAGATATCAGTCCTTCATATTAGTTAAATTATAAAGCACCTTGTAAATTTCCCAAAGTTTTGAAGCCTTATTTGGATTGGTATAACCCAAGTTCATACTAAGtggtccctttctctttccaggaAACAGATTATGCATGTGTTATCAAATTGCCATCTGGTGAATTTGCCCGTATCTGCAGAGATCTTAGTCAGTTTGGAGAGAGCATTGTCATTGCCTGTACAAAGGAAGGAGTCAAATTCTCTGCAGCAGGAGACATTGGTACTGCAAACATCAAGGTAATATTTTTTGGAGGATCATTAATTTGAGAAAGGTTATACTAATATGTTGAATGTTTTTTAAACCAAACTTCATACTATTATTGACCAGATTCTGTCCTTTGGTGTTTAGCTTATTCCAGAATTTTTACAGCAGCAGCTAGGAAACTTGTTTTGATAGGAAATGTAGCTATTTTTTAAGTGTAGGAGATAACACCTAAATCCTTGTTATATTATAGCTGGCACAGACCTCCAGTGTGgacaaagaggaggaagcagTCGTTATTGAGATGCAGGAGCCTGTCACATTAAACCTTTGCCTGCAGATACTGAACATGTTCACAAAAGCAACACCACTTTCCCCAcaggttttaatttttcttctttatgtatatatatactttttgtaatACATGTTAGATCTATATTTTGTAAAGAATTGAACACTGAGATGCTAATTTATCCTTGTTTTCAGGTCTCCTTTCCATGTCCCCTGATGTACCCCTGGTCGTCGAATATTCAATTGGCGAGATTGGCCACATCCGTTACTTCTTGGCCCCCAAGATTGAGGACGAAGACTCATAAAACTTGAAGAATAGGCTTTCTTAGGGGGGAACAATAAGGATGTACNNNNNNNNNNNNNNNNNNNNNNNNNNNTACTGCTAAATGTGAATGGTGAAATATAAAGGTTACTTAGCATAGCACATTTTGTTAACcagttgtaatttttaaaaagcttttactCATTTTAGTCCTACACTGTACTACTGAATCTGAATATGCAATAGTTACTTTTCTATAATCAATTGTTTCTCTATCCTACCTTTTGGTTAAGTAAAATTTTATGCTCCGTAACTTGAAAAGAATTACTGCTTTTAGATTTATCCaaacttttccttttatataagaAGTGGCAAGTGCACAAGACTTTGAAAGctgatttgatatatttttgtaacaaaaGGACCCCACACAATTGGTGCTTGGCAGACTTTTCTGGGTAAAACTTGTCTGGCAAGGTCATACATCCATACCTGGCAACATAACTCAGTAATTACCCTGAAGCAGACACACATGGTTTGGCCATTGAGTGTGCTTAACTGTGTGGAAGGGCATAATTTAAacagcaaattttaaaaaatagctcCACTACAGAGTAATAACTTGAGGAATATGGTAGTTTTCATCTTgcaatttaaagatatataatgcaATTTGTTGAATCTTGTTGGCTCTATATCCAGATGTAAGCCAAGGTGAAACTGATATAGAATTCCCATACCTTCTCTTTCATAGNNNNNNNNNNNNNNNNNNNNNNNNNNNNNNNNNNNNNNNNNNNNNNNNNNNNNNNNNNNNNNNNNNNNNNNNNNNNNNNNNNNNNNNNNNNNNNNNNNNNNNNNNNNNNNNNNNNNNNNNNNNNNNNNNNNNNNNNNNNNNNNNNNNNNNNNNNNNNNNNNNNNNNNNNNNNNNNNNNNNNNNNNNNNNNNNNNNNNNNNNNNNNNNNNNNNNNNNNNNNNNNNNNNNNNNNNNNNNNNNNNNNNNNNNNNNNNNNNNNNNNNNNNNNNNNNNNNNNNNNNNNNNNNNNNNNNNNNNNNNNNNNNNNNNNNNNNNNNNNNNNNNNNNNNNNNNNNNNNNNNNNNNNNNNNNNNNNNNNNNNNNNNNNNNNNNNNNNNNNNNNNNNNNNNNNNNNNNNNNNNNNNNNNNNNNNNNNNNNNNNNNNNNNNNNNNNNNNNNNNNNNNNNNNNNNNNNNNNNNNNNNNNNNNNNNNNNNNNNNNNNNNNNNNNNNNNNNNNNNNNNNNNNNNNNNNNNNNNNNNNNNNNNNNNNNNNNNNNNNNNNNNNNNNNNNNNNNNNNNNNNNNNNNNNNNNNNNNNNNNNNNNNNNNNNNNNNNNNNNNNNNNNNNNNNNNNNNNNNNNNNNNNNNNNNNNNNNNNNNNNNNNNNNNNNNNNNNNNNNNNNNNNNNNNNNNNNNNNNNNNNNNNNNNNNNNNNNNNNNNNNNNNNNNNNNNNNNNNNNNNNNNNNNNNNNNNNNNNNNNNNNNNNNNNNNNNNNNNNNNNNNNNNNNNNNNNNNNNNNNNNNNNNNNNNNNNNNNNNNNNNNNNNNNNNNNNNNNNNNNNNNNNNNNNNNNNNNNNNNNNNNNNNNNNNNNNNNNNNNNNNNNNNNNNNNNNNNNNNNNNNNNNNNNNNNNNNNNNNNNNNNNNNNNNNNNNNNNNNNNNNNNNNNNNNNNNNNNNNNNNNNNNNNNNNNNNNNNNNNNNNNNNNNNNNNNNNNNNNNNNNNNNNNNNNNNNNNNNNNNNNNNNNNNNNNNNNNNNNNNNNNNNNNNNNNNNNNNNNNNNNNNNNNNNNNNNNNNNNNNNNNNNNNNNNNNNNNNNNNNNNNNNNNNNNNNNNNNNNNNNNNNNNNNNNNNNNNNNNNNNNNNNNNNNNNNNNNNNNNNNNNNNNNNNNNNNNNNNNNNNNNNNNNNNNNNNNNNNNNNNNNNNNNNNNNNNNNNNNNNNNNNNNNNNNNNNNNNNNNNNNNNNNNNNNNNNNNNNNNNNNNNNNNNNNNNNNNNNNNNNNNNNNNNNNNNNNNNNNNNNNNNNNNNNNNNNNNNNNNNNNNNNNNNNNNNNNNNNNNNNNNNNNNNNNNNNNNNNNNNNNNNNNNNNNNNNNNNNNNNNNNNNNNNNNNNNNNNNNNNNNNNNNNNNNNNNNNNNNNNNNNNNNNNNNNNNNNNNNNNNNNNNNNNNNNNNNNNNNNNNNNNNNNNNNNNNNNNNNNNNNNNNNNNNNNNNNNNNNNNNNNNNNNNNNNNNNNNNNNNNNNNNNNNNNNNNNNNNNNNNNNNNNNNNNNNNNNNNNNNNNNNNNNNNNNNNNNNNNNNNNNNNNNNNNNNNNNNNNNNNNNNNNNNNNNNNNNNNNNNNNNNNNNNNNNNNNNNNNNNNNNNNNNNNNNNNNNNNNNNNNNNNNNNNNNNNNNNNNNNNNNNNNNNNNNNNNNNNNNNNNNNNNNNNNNNNNNNNNNNNNNNNNNNNNNNNNNNNNNNNNNNNNNNNNNNNNNNNNNNNNNNNNNNNNNNNNNNNNNNNNNNNNNNNNNNNNNNNNNNNNNNNNNNNNNNNNNNNNNNNNNNNNNNNNNNNNNNNNNNNNNNNNNNNNNNNNNNNNNNNNNNNNNNNNNNNNNNNNNNNNNNNNNNNNNNNNNNNNNNNNNNNNNNNNNNNNNNNNNNNNNNNNNNNNNNNNNNNNNNNNNNNNNNNNNNNNNNNNNNNNNNNNNNNNNNNNNNNNNNNNNNNNNNNNNNNNNNNNNNNNNNNNNNNNNNNNNNNNNNNNNNNNNNNNNNNNNNNNNNNNNNNNNNNNNNNNNNNNNNNNNNNNNNNNNNNNNNNNNNNNNNNNNNNNNNNNNNNNNNNNNNNNNNNNNNNNNNNNNNNNNNNNNNNNNNNNNNNNNNNNNNGACACTCNNNNNNNNNNNNNNNNNNNNNNNNNNNNNNNNNNNNNNNNNNNNNNNNNNNNNNNNNNNNNNNNNNNNNNNNNNNNNNNNNNNNNNNNNNNNNNNNNNNNNNNNNNNNNNNNNNNNNNNNNNNNNNNNNNNNNNNNNNNNNNNNNNNNNNNNNNNNNNNNNNNNNNNNNNNNNNNNNNNNNNNNNNNNNNNNNNNNNNNNNNNNNNNNNNNNNNNNNNNNNNNNNNNNNNNNNNNNNNNNNNNNNNNNNNNNNNNNNNNNNNNNNNNNNNNNNNNNNNNNNNNNNNNNNNNNNNCTCTTTAATAGTCCNNNNNNNNNNNNNNNNNNNNNNNNNNNNNNNNNNNNNNNNNNNNNNNNNNNNNNNNNNNNNNNNNNNNNNNNNNNNNNNNNNNNNNNNNNNNNNNNNNNNNNNNNNNNNNNNNNNNNNNNNNNNNNNNNNNNNNNNNNNNNNNNNNNNNNNNNNNNNNNNNNNNNNNNNNNNNNNNNNNNNNNNNNNNNNNNNNNNNNNNNNNNNNNNNNNNNNNNNNNNNNNNNNNNNNNNNNNNNNNNNCTGGAAACCCTTACTCAACCAAAGATTTCTCTTACTTGGGGCAGAAAATGttcaataaagaagaaaaatcctctttaatattttgatttttcagATCCCTGTAAATATCAGCAATGAgcaatattttttcatcttttaatttcAGTTTGGATGCTACAGCTCTTAGTTCCTTCAGTCAAAATATGACCATTTGGGTGAGGTATCTACGACACTTGGAAATGTACATTTAATCAAACAATAGAATGAATGTTATAGTGAGTACATATAGTTGAATTTTAGTTTCATGTAAccagagaaaatatttttttttggttgtcatTAAATTACCATTGATCTAATACTTCAGAACCTTCCAAATAATGGCCTGGGCACATGGGCAGGCATGTTTAGAGATGTCTTTTATTAACTAGTAGTTTGTTTTTTGCCTGAGAACACCTGTTTCCAGTAGTATGCTATCCAGAAAGTTCTTGGCTGGCTGTCAGTAAGGCCCACTTGTCTGGACATGCCTCAagtctatttttgtttatcattaatgataatgcttatcatTACTGAGAACATaaattgaaattttgaaaatgacAGTCAGAAATAAGCtttaacaataatgctgatatgtAACAATTTTGTGATGATtaagattataatattgatttttttttttaatggtgataaaaatgtcaattattttttaatggttaTTGATATTggcaaataatgatatacattttaataaaaagggtaatgccatacatgaaaaaatgaaatggcacATAATTTTGTGTTCAGCAAGTTGAatgttctgatttttttctttctaaccaAAATTTCCCCCNNNNNNNNNNNNNNNNNNNNNNNNNNNNNNNNNNNNNNNNNNNNNNNNNNNNNNNNNNNNNNNNNNNNNNNNNNNNNNNNNNNNNNNNNNNNNNNNNNNNNNNNNNNNNNNNNNNNNNNNNNNNNNNNNNNNNNNNNNNNNNNNNNNNNNNNNNNNNNNNNNNNNNNNNNNNNNNNNNNNNNNNNNNNNNNNNNNNNNNNNNNNNNNNNNNNNNNNNNNNNNNNNNNNNNNNNNNNNNNNNNNNNNNNNNNNNNNNNNNNNNNNNNNNNNNNNNNNNNNNNNNNNNNNNNNNNNNNNNNNNNNNNNNNNNNNNNNNNNNNNNNNNNNNNNNNNNNNNNNNNNNNNNNNNNNNNNNNNNNNNNNNNNNNNNNNNNNNNNNNNNNNNNNNNNNNNNNNNNNNNNNNNNNNNNNNNNNNNNNNNNNNNNNNNNNNNNNNNNNNNNNNNNNNNNNNNNNNNNNNNNNNNNNNNNNNNNNNNNNNNNNNNNNNNNNNNNNNNNNNNNNNNNNNNNNNNNNNNNNNNNNNNNNNNNNNNNNNNNNNNNNNNNNNNNNNNNNNNNNNNNNNNNNNNNNNNNNNNNNNNNNNNNNNNNNNNNNNNNNNNNNNNNNNNNNNNNNNNNNNNNNNNNNNNNNNNNNNNNNNNNNNNNNNNNNNNNNNNNNNNNNNNNNNNNNNNNNNNNNNNNNNNNNNNNNNNNNNNNNNNNNNNNNNNNNNNNNNNNNNNNNNCATAGAAAGGGAACTAAAAATCCCACACCAAATTTCAAAATCACTTCCATAGACAGACCTCTCCGTTTTTACCCTGTTCGACTCGTCCCCCTCAGTGTCGGAAATGGCGTTTTTTTCCACCCTTAAACACCCTCCTCCGCGTCCGCGCCCTCGATTATGATCANNNNNNNNNNNNNNNNNNNNNNNNNNNNNNNNNNNNNNNNNNNNNNNNNNNNNNNNNNNNNNNNNNNNNNNNNNNNNNNNNNNNNNNNNNNNNNNNNNNNNNNNNNNNNNNNNNNNNNNNNNNNNNNNNNNNNNNNNNNNNNNNNNNNNNNNNNNNNNNNNNNNNNNNNNNNNNNNNNNNNNNNNNNNNNNNNNNNNNNNNNNNNNNNNNNNNNNNNNNNNNNNNNNNNNNNNNNNNNNNNNNNNNNNNNNNNNNNNNNNNNNNNNNNNNNNNNNNNNNNNNNNNNNNNNNNNNNNNNNNNNNNNNNNNNNNNNNNNNNNNNNNNNNNNNNcctttccctccttcttttcgaAATTTAAGTTCCCCCTTTATCTCCATACCCTCTCCTTATTACCTTTTCCTCTGCCCCTAAAAatgcccccctcttcttcccctcataaAAAACCTTCATTTTCATACCTCCCTCACAACCCATTCGGGAAATTTGATGAattcaaaatacaaataacactAAATAACATACAACCTAATCCATCTCCCAATACTCAGCTCCCATACCCTTTTACATTTAAGGGGACTGTCAAACCATCCTCCCCCTACTCATTTCCCCACacacttcc
It contains:
- the LOC119591871 gene encoding LOW QUALITY PROTEIN: proliferating cell nuclear antigen-like (The sequence of the model RefSeq protein was modified relative to this genomic sequence to represent the inferred CDS: inserted 1 base in 1 codon; deleted 2 bases in 1 codon); the protein is MFEARLVQGSLLKKVLEAIKDLLNEASWDCADSGIQLQAMDNSHVSLVSLNLRAEGFDKYRCDRNLLMGMNLTSMSKILKCAANDDIITMKAQDNADTVTXLFESPNQEKVSDMKMKLMNLDQEHLGIPETDYACVIKLPSGEFARICRDLSQFGESIVIACTKEGVKFSAAGDIGTANIKLAQTSSVDKEEEAVVIEMQEPVTLNLCLQILNMFTKATPLSPQVLLSMSPDVPLVVEYSIGEIGHIRYFLAPKIEDEDS